DNA sequence from the Coregonus clupeaformis isolate EN_2021a chromosome 30, ASM2061545v1, whole genome shotgun sequence genome:
cgggctaggccccttagttccagtgaagctacagcatacaatgacattctagatgctgtgcttccaactttgtggaaacagtttggggaaggccctttcctgtttcagcatgacaatgcccccatgcaaaaagcgaggtccatacagaaatggtttgtcgagatcggtgtggaagaacttgactggcctgcacagagtgctgacctcaatcccatcaaacacatttgggatgaattagaacgtcaactgcgagccaggcctaatcgcccaacatcagtgccccaaCTCattaatgttcttgtggctgaatggaagcaagtccacgtagcaatgttccaacatctagtcgaaagccttcccagaagactgaaggctgttatagcaagaaagggggaccaactccatattaatgcccatgattttggaatgagatgttcgacgagcaggtgtccacattcttttggtcatgctgtgtatgtcaaacaaaaaccaatgattgcaaagttaaacaaaaccaactttatacaCAAAGACTACTTTAAACAATTTCCacagagttgtatggtttgtttaactttgcaatcattggttttagTTTATAATACATTTCAAGTGAAAAGTCTTAGTCTCAGTATCACTCTGTTTCCGTGGAATTGCCTGTGTGCTATTTCACCAGTTGTCATACTGTTGTGCAATTGCATTATTGAAGCCACCTCAAAAATACCAAGCATCAAAAGACAGAATCATCTGTTTTTTTCAGGGGATAAACATACTTTACTCATTTCAAATATGATTTAATGCTTTTCTGTAATGAAAAGCTAAGTAGGATTCCATTCATGACGAGGTTCCAACCTCAGCCATGCATATTGTTACCCACAAACCAAAATGATTAACAGTAAGTCTATACTTTGACAGGTGTGAGTGTCTCAGTGTGAGTATATCACAGCTGCTCCCTGTGCTCTTtgtcctctttctcttccttggCTGCACTCTGTGTGTCTACACCGGGCTCCTGGCCCCCTTCTCCCTCTTGTCCCCCTTCCTTGTCCTGTTTGTCTGTCCACACGGGGCCGCTGGTGCCAGGTTGGGCCAGGCGGAACTGGGTGGGCCTCAGAGAGTAGCAGAAGGGTTGTTCCTGGTCAGGGTGGCAGGCTTTGGAGGCCCGCAGGCATCTCACAGAGAGGCGCGAGCCTTCAGTCATAGCCGGGGTGGACAAGGACATGAAGGTGCTCTTCACCCACAGGAGATCTGGGGGCTTGCGATGTTCTGAGTTCCCCGATCGCCCCTGCCAAGTGCACTTGCTGAGCCGGAGCTCCACGCGGGCTTGGGCTGGCTTGGGGGGCCGAGGACTGGGTTTATGGGTGGGATGGGGTCTGAGGACCCCTGCTGGGCCTGTGAGTCGGTTGGGACCGGCCTGCAGGGATGGATCATTGTGTGTAGTGACAGGGGAAGGATGGTCGGCGACGGAGGTTTGGGTGGCATCAATGCCAGTCAGGGGTTCCAAGACAGCCATCATGGATACAGGAAAAAATGTGTTTTCACTCACTGACTTCTCCCGAGACACTGATGCTACAGACTCGGCCTTCTGAGTCCTGCTGGTGGTGAAGGGCATTTGGGTGGAGGCACTCTTTGGGCGCTGGGCTCGGAGGCGTACTGCTGTTTTGCTCCTATGGCTGAGAACAGGGACAGGTGCGGTCTCGCCATCATATAGTAGCACAAAGTCCCTCTGACTGGCCAGTGGCAGCAGCTTCAGCCCACAGCGACACTTGTTGAAGATCTCCAGAGTCAGATCTGCAGGAGATAAGGCATAAGGCTGTAAGGCCTGACTAACCTACAGCTGGGTAGTAGCTGTCACACACCAGGCTATTTTCAACCCTCCAACAGAAAAACAGAGAACAGCCACACACAGGTAAACTAACAAATTAAAGGGGAACTGGTGACACATCAACAAATCATCTCGCTATCTTGAATTACAAAGACAAAAAAGTATTTCCATACTGAGTTTATTTCTGAGATCAGCTGCATTTGAGGATATCTTGTCAAGTTCTTGAGGTAATATCATAGTCCAACAGAACTGGTTAAGCCAGTCATGTGAATGGTAGTGTGTGCTCACCCAAAGTCTCCACAACAGTACTGGGAATCACTTCCTTCAGGACCTCACAGTTGGTGTGGAGGGCTGGGTTACAGTTCATCTCCAACAGCCACACCTAGATGAGAACAGACCAAGGCACAGCAAGCACATTAACTGTTAATTCGACCAACCGctcacaaatacatttaaactcacacacactgtacattAAAAACCAAATGAGGTGTTTTGCCGACCTTAAAATCATCGTCAATCATGAAGTCACAGCCAATCAGGTCAAAGTACCCCAGTTTACGATCTAGCTTGGCTTTCACAGCGAAAAAACACTGGATCATGATCTGCTGCATTCGCTTCTAATGAATGGAAAACATACATAGGgcaagggagagacagacagaaagacagacagacaaacagacagacagacatacagacaaacacaggcagacagacagacacaaaggtGTTGGTGGAGAGGATGTAGTTCGTAGTCTCTCCCAGGAGTAAAATCACACAAAGTATGTACATCACTTAACTATAAATAACAACAATGATGCTTTCATAATTGATCCCTGAAGGGTTAACTTAACCATGATGTAAACCTAACAAACGATCAAACTCACGGCGAAAGCGCCAAGCACCCAGTCCTTAGGCAGGCCCTTGGCAACACTGAGCTTGTCATTGACGTAAGTGTTGAATCGATCCATGGACCAGACGGTCTCCTCCTTCAGCACGCTGTAGAGAGGATTCTTCTtctgcatgtactgtggggaaaCAAAAGGGGGACCAGGATACACATGAATGGGCCAGAGAGAGGAGTTGTTACTGGGCCAACAGTTTGAGACTGGATTGGTACCATTATTTTATGACCTGGTTTCTGGTCTATTTTCATGCAGTATCCTATGGAGATGCATCTGCTGACAACCTGATTCTGAAATAGTGATACTCTGCTTATATGACTAAACTTGCAGGTCAGGGGagcaggttgacatttattgtcatgagccttgtcctggaggcagaactgagcgatttcccttacataggccagctgcaaagtcaaaattgcctatattgtaaaaattcatgaaaacaatttttaaatttttggtcttaatttaaggttagggttagacattagggttagcagtgtggttagggttaaggttagggttaggtttaaaatcagattttttatgaatttgtggctgtgccagctagtgaccactctgcagagctgcctccagaacaagattcatgacgaaaaacaCTATCCTGCTCAGGGGAGGCAAAATAATTTTGTAAGCCAAGAAAGAGAAGCATCATTTTTCTACTAACCTGATTGGTCAAATGGGAAGAGAGGTTGGGGGAGTTGGGGTCATAAAGGTCACAGGTCAAGCGCACGTAACCATGGCGAAAAAATGCCATATAGGGTGAAGTGCAGGCAATGAGGAAATAGGAGCGCACATCAAACTTTCTCCCCTTTAGGAGCAGAGGGTTCTGGACATACCTGAGGAAACATTAGATATACATTATAATCCACTTGGCTGATCTAGGATCGTCCCCGCAGTCCAAATAatcatattcattatgatctataaggcaaaacggatcctagatcagcactcatactCTGAGACTCTTTCTGAATACAGGCCCAGAGCCTTGTATCAATAGACGGGTTAGCTAAGAACGTCACGAAAACGATGCGCACGCTTCAATGGTGGAGAAGGccgtgtgttgttgtgattctggatagcaagatagctagcaacaatgacaagaaactgccatgtggggaatcgtaagtggctcgtttcagttagttttatcttgttcttaataccatgtcttgtttgaggtgttttgactgatgtttcgtctatgctaatatggctaaaattcacgagctagctaaccaacaactgtaacaatttATTTGAGAGACACCAAGTGATCAATGTGCAgctttatttatgtttttaataaacattgaagactaaatatagttgacatgttgtcaacaatctaagccaaccccgtctggtttgccccatagttgcgcacgtgTCGGTTTtgttaaacaaccaacccgtctatagtACATCACTCTTTTAAAAACAGATCTTGCATTCCCGTTGGTGAGAAATTGAATAATATATCCAATTCGCCAACTGAATGTGGTAGACACTGGCAGCTTTGCAATTCATGGAGAATGACTACAGTATAACCACATCAAATAAAATAAGaattatagaatacagtacagtgccttcggaaagtattcacttgactttttccacattttgttacgttacagccttattctaaaatggattaaataaataaaaaatcctcagcaatatatacacaataccccataatgacaaagcgaaaacagttttttagaaattttagcaaatgtattaaatacatttaacagaaataccttatttacataagtattcagaccctttgctatgagactcgaaattgagctcaggtgcatcctgtttccattgatcatccttgagatgtttctacaacttgatttaccacctgtggtaaattcaattgattggacatgatttggaaaggcacacgcctgtctatataaggtcccacagatgacagtgcatgtcagagcaaaaaccaagccatgaggtcgaaggaattgttcttagagctccgagacaggattgtgtcgaagcacagatctggggaagggtaccaaaacatttctgcagtccccaagaacacagtggccttcatcattcttaaatggaagaagagagctggcctcccggccaaactgagcaatcgggggaggagggccttggtcagggaggtgaccaagaacccgatggtcacgctgacagagctctagagttcctctgtggaaatgggagaaacttccagaaggacaaccatctctgcagcactccaccaatcaggcctttatggtagagtggccagacggaagccactcctcagtaaaaggcacatgacatcccgcttggagtttgccaaaaggcacctaaagactatcagaccatgagaaacaagattctctggtctgatgaaaccaagattgaactctttggcctggatgccaagcgtcacgtctggaggaaacctggcacaatccctacggtgaagcatggtggtggaagcatcatgctgtggggatgtttttcagtggcagggactgatagactagtcaggatcgaggcaaagatgaacggagcaaagtacagagagatccttgatgaaaacctgctccagagtgctcagcacctcagactggggcgaagattcaccttccaacaggacaacgaacctaagcacacagccaagacaatgcaggagaggcttcgggacaagtctctgaatgtccttgagtgtcccagctagagcccggacttgaacctgatctaacatctctagagagacctgaaaatagctgtgcagcaatgctccccatccaacctgacagagcttgagaggatctgcagagaagaatgggagaaactccccaaatacaggtgtgccaagcttgtagcgtcatacccaagaagactctatgctgtaatcgctgccaaactgcttcaacaaagtactgagtaaagggtctgaatacttatgtaaatttatatttgagtaatttagcagacgctcttatccagagcaacttacagttagtgagtgcatacattttgtcatactggtcccccgtaaatgtagtatttcagttttttatttgtaatacatttacaaaaaattctaaaaacctgttttttctttgtcattatggggtattgtgtgtagattgatgaggggaaaaaactatttaatccattttagaataaggctgtaacgtaaacaaaatgtggaaaaagtaaaggtgtctgaatactttccgaaggcactgtatatgatgaTCATATCATTTGCAATTCCTTTTGGCTTTTTAGACACAGTACTGAATGTCCTCATAAAGTAGCGTTCACAGCCCTAGTGTTCACCCACTGCTGCACGATGCGTGCCTGGGGCAAGCGAAAAGGCAACGTCCTGTTGCACTGGCTCTCTGCGATGTTCTGCAGCTTGAGTCTGAAGGCCGAGATGTCTTCCTGGCTCCTCAGGAGGAAGATGCCTCGCCCCTGGTTGAGGCCCGTGGGCTTACAGATCCACACGCTTGTCTCCTCATCACACATACCTAGCAACGCAACATGGTCTTATTAGAATATCTTGTGTAAGCTTGAATAAAAAAACTGATACGAGCAAGAGCAGTGTGTGCTTTCTCTTTTCGCATTATTCCCATGCACCTGCAACAATATAACTCAGATGTGGGAATGCTTTTTAAAATTTCTTATTAGAGTATCTCAAAAGTCACATTTAACCATTGTAGTTATATGTGAACTATGCAGACAAATTAGTTATATGTCACCTTTGCTGACTACATTACCTATATGTCACAATAATTAGTTATTTATGTCACAAAGCAGACGTAAACCTTATTGTTGTCATTATGCATGTTATTATATTTCACCTGATTGTTGTCATTATGCCGTAGGTTTGAGAGATGCTGTTTCAGTTGATAATAATATGCACATGCAGATGTATCATTGTCATCCTCTTAACTTAAAGGAAAAATTATAGgattttcaagaagcaaagtggcACTTgccacacatttacattacatttaagtaatttagcagacgctcttatccagagcgacttacaaattggtgcattcaacttatgatagctagtgggacaaccacccaatcttttttttttatggggggatggggagggggggtagaaggattacttttatactattccaggtattccttaaagagatatggtttcaagtgtctccggaaggtggtcagtgactccgctgtcctggcgtcgtgagggagcttgtttgactgggctgagcgggaactgtgcttccgtagaggtaggggggctagcaggccagaggtggatgaacgtagtgccctcgtttgggtgtagggtctgaacagagcctgaaggtaaggcggtgccgttcccctcacaggtCCGcaagcaagcaccatggttttgtagtagatgtgagcttcaactggaagccagtggagtgtgtggaggagcggggtgacatgagagaacttgggaaggttgaacaccagatgggctgcagcgttctggataagttgtaggggtttaatggcacaggcagggagcccagccaacaaacAGCGAGTAggagtaatccagacgggaggtgacaagtgcctggattaggacctgtgctgctttctgtgtaaggtagggtcgtactctgcgaatgttgtagagcatgaacctgcaggatcgggtcaccgctttgatgttagcggagaacgacagggtgttgtccagggtcacgccaaggttctttgcactctgggaggaggacacaatggagttgtcaaccgtgatggcgagatcatggagcgggcagtccttccccgggaggaagagcagctccgtcttgccgaggttcagcttgaggtggtgatccgacatccacactgatatgtctgctagacatgcagagatgtgattcgccacctggttatcagaagggggaaaggagaaaattaattgtgtgtcgtcagcgtagcaatgataggagagaccatgtgaggatatgacagagccaagtgacttggtgtatagagagaataggagagggcctagaactgagccctgggggataccagtggtgagagcacgtggtgcggagacagattctcgccacgccacctggtaggagcgacctgtcaggtagcaTGCAATCCaagtgtgacgaggtgtgaatgaaggagtcaggcacaggaggtaaaatacagaagttcagagtttattccgtttacataaatcaaacgccccaagcgtcaaacgaaactattacaagggaaaacatccaccttggcataaacacagtgaatagtagctccaccgagctacacgctctcacaacaaacaatcactcacaaagacaagaggaacagagggaacacttatacacatactaattaggggaatgagcaccaggtgtgtgtgattgataagacatgacaagtggagtgatgagaatgggatcggcattCCCCCcccagcagtgcgccgaccccggcctcggggacagccaggaggacgcggagcaggacgagtcggatggcgacggtggaaatccctcaacagggagggatcgaggatgtcccgccttgggacccagcaccgttcctccggaccgtacccctcccactccacgagatactgaaggccgccacccgacgcctcgaatccaggatggaacggaccgagtacgccggggccccctcaatgtccagaggaggtggaggaacctcccgtacctcagactcctggagtggaccagctaccaccggcctgaggagagacacatgaaacgaggggttaatacggtaatcaggggggagtaacaacctgtatgtcacctcgtttattctcctcaggactttgaacggccccacaaaccgcgagctcagcttccggcagggcaggcagaggggtagattccgggtcgagagccagacccgatcccccggtacgaacaccggggcccttctgcggtggcggtcagcattggccttctgacgacgcatggCACGCTGGAGGCGaccgtgggcagcgtcccaagtctcctccgcgcgccgaaaccagtcatccaccgcgggagcctcagtctggctctggtgccacggtgccaggaccggttggtaacccaaaacacattggaagggtgttaggttagtggaggagtggcggagagagttctgagcatattctgcccatggcaggaacaccaaccactcccctggccggtcctgacagtaggtccgcaggaacctacccacatcttgattcaccctttccacctgcccattactctcggggtgaaatccagaggttaggctgaccgagacccccagacgttccatgaacgccttccagactctagacgtgaactggggacctcggtcggacactatatcctctggtaccccgtagtgccggaagacgtgagtaaacagagcctccgcagtctgtagggccgtggggagaccgggcagaggaaggagacggcaggactttgaaaagcggtccacaacgaccaggatagtggtgttaccttgggaggggggaagatcagtgagaaaatcaatactcaggtgagaccatggtcggtgtggaactggtaaaggttgtagcttacccgctgggaggtgcctaggtgccttactctgggcgcacactgagcatgaggaaacatacacccgcACGTCCTTAGctaccagtacttctcggtcaggcagcgcattgtacgaccgatacctgggatgaccagaggagggtgacgtgtgtgcccagtagatcagacgatcacggataagcgcaggcacgtactgcagcccagctggacactgcggtggagatggatctgtgtgtaatgcctgcgctatatctgtgtccatcgcccatactaccggcgccacaatgcatgaggccgggagtatgggggtgttgtctctgggcctctcctctgtgtcatacagccgggacagtgcgtctgccttcacgttctccGTACccagaatgtatgagagtgtgaaatcaaaccgggtgaagaagagggcccacctggcctggcgaggattcagcctcctcgctgctcgaatatactccaggttacggtggtctctccagacaaggaaagggtgtttcgcctcTTCGAGCCAAtctctccacaccgtcaaagctcggacaacagccattagctcccgatcaccaacgccgtagttctgctcagccgagctgagcttcttagaaaataaggcacaggggcggagcttgggtggcgtgcccgagcattgggataagacagctcctatccctacctcggacgcatccacctccactacgaaaggtagtgatggatcggggtgagccagtaccggggctgaggtgaacaaaccctgcaatctactgaaggccaaatcagcctcagcagaccagcggagccgggacggcccacccttcaacaaggaggtaatgggagctgcgaccttgccaaagccctgaataaaccttcgatagtagttggcaaagccaaggaagcgctgcacctcctttaccgtggttggagtcggccaattacgcacggctgcaatgcggtctccctccatctccacacctttggtggtaatgcgatatccgaggaaggagattgactgctggaaaaactcacactactctgccttggcataaagatcattttccaacagtcggaccAGTATCttgcaaaccagggacacatgcttggcgcgcgtagcggaatacaccaggatgtcatcgatgtagaccaccacaccgcgaccaagcatgtcccgaaacacctcgttcacaaaggactggaaaatggatggagcattcatcaaaccgtagggcatcaccaggtattcataatgccccgaggttgtactgaatgctgttttccactcatccccttcccgaatacgcaccaggttgtaggcactcctgaggtctaatttggtgaaaaagcgggccccatgcattgactcaatcactgaaggaatgaggggaagaggataactaaatcatacgtcacattattcagtgatcgataatcaatgcacgggcgtaaaccaccatctttcttcttcacaaagaagaaacttgaggaggcaggtgaagtggagggatgtatataCCCCTGGAGCAGGGACTCGGTGATGTATGTTAACCctagcctccatttcagcctgcgacaggggatacacatgactcctgggaggtacagcgtctacccgaaggtttatcgcgcaatccccctcccgatgaggtggtaatttagtcgcttgcgtcttggaaaactcgagcggtggtctaaggcactgcatcgcagtgctagctgtgccactagagatcctggttcgagtccaggctctgtcgcagccggccgcgaccgggagacccatgggcggcgcacaattggtccagcgtcgtccaaggtaggggagggtttggccggcaggatgtgggttcgtttcccatggggggccagtatgaaaaaataaaataacaaaaataaaaaatacatgtatgccttcactaactgtaagttgctctggataagagagtctgctaaatgactaaaatgtaaatcatggtattcggggggaatgagcacagtgggggtaccgtctggactttccactgtggtcgaaccaacggaaacacctagacacccaCCCGGACACTCACgtgaccaccccgtaagaaccctctgagaaattggggttgtgaagggctaaccacgggatacccaagactacagggtaagcaggagactcaataatcataaaggtgatctgctcaacatgcgtctcctgcgtaatcatggtgactggtaccgtaacttccttaaccaacccggaccctaatggtcaactatcaagtgctctgatggggagtggaatggttaggggaaccaatgaaatgccttgacggcgtgcaaatgccctgtccataaaattcccagctgcgcctgaattgactagcgccttacactgggaacctaccaagtgatcgggaaaggagatagataaagtacagtgcgccgcaaagggctctgaacacgtttgggtgttcattacctggggtgatgcgtgagtaccctgcctaccgcctccagacccaaaagcaCGTTtactgcgacgtgaggtggattgtcccttcgtgccaccagagtggcactgccgctgtcctcctgctctctctcgaccggcggctccccccagctccatctgctctgGGTCAGAGTCATCCgaagtgggaacgggcagacccctaccaggacgtcctctggctgctagcagattatccagccggatggccatgtccaccagttgggagaacgatagcatggcatcccggcaggctagctcccgtcggatgtCCTCCCTTaagtggcaccggaaatggtcgattagggcccgctcgttccacccggaccccgctgccagcgtctgGAACTCCAGCGCAtagtcctgagcggtcctcgtaccctgcctcagatgaaccatttgttcgcccgcctctcgaccctcaggcgggtgatcaaaaacggcccgaaagaggcaaGCAAACTGCCCATAGTCCTCCAGCGCggtacctccctcgttccacaccgcgttggcccactacagggctctcccacaaaggcaggaaacgaggacggataccttctcccgctcccggggctccggcctgatgctggagaaatacaactccagttggagtaggaatcccttacatcacgctgccgtcccatcaaacgccggtggccgggatatctggatccctccaggggctggggtgtaggtggctggatccggttgaccggCTGGTTTcgatagatcggatcctctcctctccaggcgttctaccacctgaagaacctgatccatcgcttcccccaagctggccaacatcgaggaatgctcctggacccttgccacaactccaggcatgcggtcttctcctgctgactccatatcagatcaggtgagtgattctgtaatgaggtgtgaatgaaggagtcaggcgcaggaggtaaaatacagaagtccagagtttattccgtttacataaatcaaacgccccaagtgtcaaacgaaactattacaagggaaaacatccaccttggcataaacacagtgaatagtagctccaccgagctacacgctctcacaacaaacaatccctcacaaagacaaggggaacagagggaacacttatacacatactaattaggggagtgatgagaatgggatcggcagtagctagtactccggtgatgacaaacgccgaagcctgcccgaaccaggagggggggcagcctcggcggaagtcgtgacaccaagAGTGAGCaatgccggagatgcccaactcggagagggtggagaggaggatttgatggttcacagtatcaaaggtagcagataggtctagaaggataagagcagaggagagagagttagctttagcagtgcggagagcctccgtgacacagagaagagcagtctcagttgaatgaccagtcttgaaacctgactggtttggatcaagaaggtaattctgagagagatagcaggagagttggctagagacggcacgctcaagagttttggagagaaaataaagaagggatactggtctgtagttgttaacatcggagggatcgagtgtaggttttttgaggaggggtgcaactctcgctctcttgaagacggaagggacatagccagcggtaaaggatgagttgatgagcgaggtgaggtaagggagaaggtctccggaaatggtctggagaagagaggaggggatagggtcaagcgggcaggttgttgggcggccggccgtcacaagtcgcaagatttcatctggagagagaggggagaaagaagtcaaagcatagggtagggca
Encoded proteins:
- the ttll10 gene encoding protein polyglycylase TTLL10 encodes the protein MSSENLVEPCPQGEIGVRGLPDAQLACGDNPPRERQSQGGMQEEEVGDNGSLAHNNKIQEVTEPSEGVGQPQEGPETGLRANQRTSAARRSGEDGGPGVCLEEQCLSGSRRRPSPRGVVLLPYPERERDRRTEEPRGLGPFFFFGGGNGASIVTSYCESRGWQRIYDKTREDFKLKWCEIKSPVTYYNFKEGEQLLYQIPNNKVLTTKIGLLSSLREYDRVSSKVNHGRGLRRLKIDEFFPNTFRMDMRDEREAFFAQQEGMCDEETSVWICKPTGLNQGRGIFLLRSQEDISAFRLKLQNIAESQCNRTLPFRLPQARIVQQYVQNPLLLKGRKFDVRSYFLIACTSPYMAFFRHGYVRLTCDLYDPNSPNLSSHLTNQYMQKKNPLYSVLKEETVWSMDRFNTYVNDKLSVAKGLPKDWVLGAFAKRMQQIMIQCFFAVKAKLDRKLGYFDLIGCDFMIDDDFKVWLLEMNCNPALHTNCEVLKEVIPSTVVETLDLTLEIFNKCRCGLKLLPLASQRDFVLLYDGETAPVPVLSHRSKTAVRLRAQRPKSASTQMPFTTSRTQKAESVASVSREKSVSENTFFPVSMMAVLEPLTGIDATQTSVADHPSPVTTHNDPSLQAGPNRLTGPAGVLRPHPTHKPSPRPPKPAQARVELRLSKCTWQGRSGNSEHRKPPDLLWVKSTFMSLSTPAMTEGSRLSVRCLRASKACHPDQEQPFCYSLRPTQFRLAQPGTSGPVWTDKQDKEGGQEGEGGQEPGVDTQSAAKEEKEDKEHREQL